The Osmia bicornis bicornis chromosome 12, iOsmBic2.1, whole genome shotgun sequence genome includes a region encoding these proteins:
- the LOC114877623 gene encoding phosphatidylinositol 3,4,5-trisphosphate 3-phosphatase and dual-specificity protein phosphatase PTEN isoform X5, with amino-acid sequence MLWELMGICFSCRRPTGSRLNNKISEHISASVTPLHVCLEEQRGPELGSCNASACRPQAQRLFETQESEERCGEEEAESEIIGTEEEDLKFSQLSMANTISNMKMTNRIKGLVSKRRKRFTEDGFDLDLTYIRDNLIAMGFPAEKLEGVYRNHIDDVVKLLEFKHKDHYKIYNLCSERSYDFKKFKQRVATYAFDDHNPPMLDQIKPFCEDVDEWLSQHQKNVAVVHCKAGKGRTGVMVCCYLLHTKQFLTATDALNFYGTKRTHDRKGVTIPSQRRYVDYYATLVQERLNYQPVTLLLRRIQLDPAPIFHGGQGYLHCVISESKKRIFSSDIVEVRKGMHCVSIPLKHSVPLTGDIRVDFFNRPKMKRKEKLFHFWFNTFFVRDYLTSTSEYDNGELPVERSTRALSCDGTTMELPMVMSHMKPRAGSLASLGPMPPTLFLSIDKWGLDDAHKDKQNKAYSADFRVSLFMDRMGGSGVSATTNRTGEIGMGGTGIQIGGMGGQESPSESSEADSSECDTTGDTTGDEDGESGESTYL; translated from the exons ATGCTCTGGGAATTAATGGGTATATGCTTTTCCTGCAGGAGACCTACAGGCAGCaggttaaataataaaatctcaGAGCATATCTCAGCATCGGTAACACCCCTCCATGTTTGTCTGGAGGAACAAAGAGGACCAGAACTGGGCTCTTGCAACGCCTCGGCTTGTAGGCCACAG GCGCAAAGGTTATTTGAAACGCAGGAATCAGAAGAAAGGTGTGGCGAAGAAGAAGCGGAGAGTGAAATCATTGGAACTGAGGAAGAAGATTTGAAATTTAGTCAGCTGAGTATGGCCAACACTATCAGTAATATGAAGATGACGAATCGTATCAAGGGGCTTGTAAGCAAACGTCGTAAGCGGTTTACAGAAGATGGTTTTGACCTTGATCTCACGT ATATAAGGGATAATTTAATAGCAATGGGTTTTCCAGCTGAGAAATTAGAAGGAGTATATAGAAATCACATAGACGATGTTGTTAAATTGTTGGAATTTAAACACAAAgatcattataaaatttacaatCT ATGTTCCGAAAGGTCGtatgattttaagaaatttaaacAAAGAGTAGCCACTTATGCGTTTGATGATCATAATCCACCGATGCTGGATCAGATCAAACCGTTCTGCGAGGATGTAGACGAATGGCTTTCTCAACATCAAAAGAACGTAGCGGTAGTTCATTGTAAAGCGGGTAAAGGTCGAACAGGTGTAATGGTTTGTTGTTACCTTCTTCATACTAAACAATTTCTCACTGCCACGGACGCTCTTAACTTCTATGGAACTAAAAGGACACACGATAG GAAGGGTGTAACAATACCTTCTCAGAGGAGGTACGTGGATTATTATGCTACTCTTGTCCAAGAGAGATTGAATTATCAACCAGTTACATTATTATTACGAAGAATACAATTAGATCCAGCGCCCATATTTCACGGAGGTCAAGGAT ACTTGCATTGCGTTATATCGGAATCGAAGAAGAGGATATTTAGTTCCGACATAGTGGAAGTACGAAAAGGAATGCATTGTGTTAGTATTCCGTTGAAACACAGCGTACCGTTGACGGGTGATATTCGAGTCGATTTCTTTAACAGACCAAAAATGAAGCGAAAG GAgaaattgtttcatttttggTTCAATACCTTTTTCGTGCGAGATTACTTAACGTCAACGTCAGAGTACGATAACGGAGAGTTACCAGTTGAACGTTCGACAAGGGCATTGAGTTGCGACGGTACAACTATGGAATTACCAATGGTTATGTCGCATATGAAACCCAGGGCTGGATCGTTAGCTAGTCTCGGACCTATGCCACCCACTCTTTTTTTAAGCATAGATAAATGGGGTTTAGATGACGCACACAAGGACAAACAAAATAAAGCGTACAGTGCAGATTTCAGG GTTAGCTTATTTATGGATCGAATGGGTGGTAGCGGTGTGTCAGCTACGACGAATAGAACAGGAGAAATAGGAATGGGAGGAACAGGTATACAGATAGGAGGAATGGGCGGACAAGAAAGCCCTAGCGAGTCCAGCGAAGCGGACAGTAGCGAATGTGACACGACCGGAGATACAACGGGAGATGAAGATGGGGAATCTG GGGAGTCGACGTATTTGTGA
- the LOC114877623 gene encoding phosphatidylinositol 3,4,5-trisphosphate 3-phosphatase and dual-specificity protein phosphatase PTEN isoform X3: MLWELMGICFSCRRPTGSRLNNKISEHISASVTPLHVCLEEQRGPELGSCNASACRPQAQRLFETQESEERCGEEEAESEIIGTEEEDLKFSQLSMANTISNMKMTNRIKGLVSKRRKRFTEDGFDLDLTYIRDNLIAMGFPAEKLEGVYRNHIDDVVKLLEFKHKDHYKIYNLCSERSYDFKKFKQRVATYAFDDHNPPMLDQIKPFCEDVDEWLSQHQKNVAVVHCKAGKGRTGVMVCCYLLHTKQFLTATDALNFYGTKRTHDRKGVTIPSQRRYVDYYATLVQERLNYQPVTLLLRRIQLDPAPIFHGGQGYLHCVISESKKRIFSSDIVEVRKGMHCVSIPLKHSVPLTGDIRVDFFNRPKMKRKEKLFHFWFNTFFVRDYLTSTSEYDNGELPVERSTRALSCDGTTMELPMVMSHMKPRAGSLASLGPMPPTLFLSIDKWGLDDAHKDKQNKAYSADFRVSLFMDRMGGSGVSATTNRTGEIGMGGTGIQIGGMGGQESPSESSEADSSECDTTGDTTGDEDGESVDMDQRVGRYRLLSDGGMIDVL; the protein is encoded by the exons ATGCTCTGGGAATTAATGGGTATATGCTTTTCCTGCAGGAGACCTACAGGCAGCaggttaaataataaaatctcaGAGCATATCTCAGCATCGGTAACACCCCTCCATGTTTGTCTGGAGGAACAAAGAGGACCAGAACTGGGCTCTTGCAACGCCTCGGCTTGTAGGCCACAG GCGCAAAGGTTATTTGAAACGCAGGAATCAGAAGAAAGGTGTGGCGAAGAAGAAGCGGAGAGTGAAATCATTGGAACTGAGGAAGAAGATTTGAAATTTAGTCAGCTGAGTATGGCCAACACTATCAGTAATATGAAGATGACGAATCGTATCAAGGGGCTTGTAAGCAAACGTCGTAAGCGGTTTACAGAAGATGGTTTTGACCTTGATCTCACGT ATATAAGGGATAATTTAATAGCAATGGGTTTTCCAGCTGAGAAATTAGAAGGAGTATATAGAAATCACATAGACGATGTTGTTAAATTGTTGGAATTTAAACACAAAgatcattataaaatttacaatCT ATGTTCCGAAAGGTCGtatgattttaagaaatttaaacAAAGAGTAGCCACTTATGCGTTTGATGATCATAATCCACCGATGCTGGATCAGATCAAACCGTTCTGCGAGGATGTAGACGAATGGCTTTCTCAACATCAAAAGAACGTAGCGGTAGTTCATTGTAAAGCGGGTAAAGGTCGAACAGGTGTAATGGTTTGTTGTTACCTTCTTCATACTAAACAATTTCTCACTGCCACGGACGCTCTTAACTTCTATGGAACTAAAAGGACACACGATAG GAAGGGTGTAACAATACCTTCTCAGAGGAGGTACGTGGATTATTATGCTACTCTTGTCCAAGAGAGATTGAATTATCAACCAGTTACATTATTATTACGAAGAATACAATTAGATCCAGCGCCCATATTTCACGGAGGTCAAGGAT ACTTGCATTGCGTTATATCGGAATCGAAGAAGAGGATATTTAGTTCCGACATAGTGGAAGTACGAAAAGGAATGCATTGTGTTAGTATTCCGTTGAAACACAGCGTACCGTTGACGGGTGATATTCGAGTCGATTTCTTTAACAGACCAAAAATGAAGCGAAAG GAgaaattgtttcatttttggTTCAATACCTTTTTCGTGCGAGATTACTTAACGTCAACGTCAGAGTACGATAACGGAGAGTTACCAGTTGAACGTTCGACAAGGGCATTGAGTTGCGACGGTACAACTATGGAATTACCAATGGTTATGTCGCATATGAAACCCAGGGCTGGATCGTTAGCTAGTCTCGGACCTATGCCACCCACTCTTTTTTTAAGCATAGATAAATGGGGTTTAGATGACGCACACAAGGACAAACAAAATAAAGCGTACAGTGCAGATTTCAGG GTTAGCTTATTTATGGATCGAATGGGTGGTAGCGGTGTGTCAGCTACGACGAATAGAACAGGAGAAATAGGAATGGGAGGAACAGGTATACAGATAGGAGGAATGGGCGGACAAGAAAGCCCTAGCGAGTCCAGCGAAGCGGACAGTAGCGAATGTGACACGACCGGAGATACAACGGGAGATGAAGATGGGGAATCTG TGGACATGGACCAGCGTGTTGGCCGATACCGCCTTCTCTCAGACGGAGGAATGATAGATGTTTTGTGA
- the LOC114877623 gene encoding phosphatidylinositol 3,4,5-trisphosphate 3-phosphatase and dual-specificity protein phosphatase PTEN isoform X1: protein MLWELMGICFSCRRPTGSRLNNKISEHISASVTPLHVCLEEQRGPELGSCNASACRPQAQRLFETQESEERCGEEEAESEIIGTEEEDLKFSQLSMANTISNMKMTNRIKGLVSKRRKRFTEDGFDLDLTYIRDNLIAMGFPAEKLEGVYRNHIDDVVKLLEFKHKDHYKIYNLCSERSYDFKKFKQRVATYAFDDHNPPMLDQIKPFCEDVDEWLSQHQKNVAVVHCKAGKGRTGVMVCCYLLHTKQFLTATDALNFYGTKRTHDRKGVTIPSQRRYVDYYATLVQERLNYQPVTLLLRRIQLDPAPIFHGGQGYLHCVISESKKRIFSSDIVEVRKGMHCVSIPLKHSVPLTGDIRVDFFNRPKMKRKEKLFHFWFNTFFVRDYLTSTSEYDNGELPVERSTRALSCDGTTMELPMVMSHMKPRAGSLASLGPMPPTLFLSIDKWGLDDAHKDKQNKAYSADFRVSLFMDRMGGSGVSATTNRTGEIGMGGTGIQIGGMGGQESPSESSEADSSECDTTGDTTGDEDGESGESSASLVVNHHLLTHSSSRTHVSIHQRASLRETAKGLLSRGDKSRSSHRQSTGNVKRSSALVRSATLDT, encoded by the exons ATGCTCTGGGAATTAATGGGTATATGCTTTTCCTGCAGGAGACCTACAGGCAGCaggttaaataataaaatctcaGAGCATATCTCAGCATCGGTAACACCCCTCCATGTTTGTCTGGAGGAACAAAGAGGACCAGAACTGGGCTCTTGCAACGCCTCGGCTTGTAGGCCACAG GCGCAAAGGTTATTTGAAACGCAGGAATCAGAAGAAAGGTGTGGCGAAGAAGAAGCGGAGAGTGAAATCATTGGAACTGAGGAAGAAGATTTGAAATTTAGTCAGCTGAGTATGGCCAACACTATCAGTAATATGAAGATGACGAATCGTATCAAGGGGCTTGTAAGCAAACGTCGTAAGCGGTTTACAGAAGATGGTTTTGACCTTGATCTCACGT ATATAAGGGATAATTTAATAGCAATGGGTTTTCCAGCTGAGAAATTAGAAGGAGTATATAGAAATCACATAGACGATGTTGTTAAATTGTTGGAATTTAAACACAAAgatcattataaaatttacaatCT ATGTTCCGAAAGGTCGtatgattttaagaaatttaaacAAAGAGTAGCCACTTATGCGTTTGATGATCATAATCCACCGATGCTGGATCAGATCAAACCGTTCTGCGAGGATGTAGACGAATGGCTTTCTCAACATCAAAAGAACGTAGCGGTAGTTCATTGTAAAGCGGGTAAAGGTCGAACAGGTGTAATGGTTTGTTGTTACCTTCTTCATACTAAACAATTTCTCACTGCCACGGACGCTCTTAACTTCTATGGAACTAAAAGGACACACGATAG GAAGGGTGTAACAATACCTTCTCAGAGGAGGTACGTGGATTATTATGCTACTCTTGTCCAAGAGAGATTGAATTATCAACCAGTTACATTATTATTACGAAGAATACAATTAGATCCAGCGCCCATATTTCACGGAGGTCAAGGAT ACTTGCATTGCGTTATATCGGAATCGAAGAAGAGGATATTTAGTTCCGACATAGTGGAAGTACGAAAAGGAATGCATTGTGTTAGTATTCCGTTGAAACACAGCGTACCGTTGACGGGTGATATTCGAGTCGATTTCTTTAACAGACCAAAAATGAAGCGAAAG GAgaaattgtttcatttttggTTCAATACCTTTTTCGTGCGAGATTACTTAACGTCAACGTCAGAGTACGATAACGGAGAGTTACCAGTTGAACGTTCGACAAGGGCATTGAGTTGCGACGGTACAACTATGGAATTACCAATGGTTATGTCGCATATGAAACCCAGGGCTGGATCGTTAGCTAGTCTCGGACCTATGCCACCCACTCTTTTTTTAAGCATAGATAAATGGGGTTTAGATGACGCACACAAGGACAAACAAAATAAAGCGTACAGTGCAGATTTCAGG GTTAGCTTATTTATGGATCGAATGGGTGGTAGCGGTGTGTCAGCTACGACGAATAGAACAGGAGAAATAGGAATGGGAGGAACAGGTATACAGATAGGAGGAATGGGCGGACAAGAAAGCCCTAGCGAGTCCAGCGAAGCGGACAGTAGCGAATGTGACACGACCGGAGATACAACGGGAGATGAAGATGGGGAATCTGGTGAGTCCTCTGCATCTCTGGTGGTGAATCACCATCTTCTTACACACAGCAGTAGCCGTACACACGTTAGTATCCACCAAAGAGCTAGTCTCAGAGAAACTGCAAAGGGTTTACTCTCGCGTGGGGATAAAAGTAGAAGTAGTCATCGACAGAGTACTGGCAATGTGAAACGTTCTTCGGCTCTCGTACGTTCAGCCACATTAGACACGTAA
- the LOC114877624 gene encoding N6-adenosine-methyltransferase non-catalytic subunit, producing MLQTLRERSQKRKKLLAQTLGVSSVDELRQILGTDVDDTAQRKRVKSIPEKPENAAKDSKNEAVPTDEIVYKDSSTFLKGTQSSNPHNDYCQHFIDTGQRPQNFIRDVGLADRFEEYPKLRELIKLKDDLIAETATPPMYLKTDLLAYNLKELNCKFDVILIEPPLEEYQRTCGATNVQLWNWDQIMELDIGEVAANRSFVFLWCGSSDGLDMGRFCLRKWGFRRCEDICWIRTNINNPGHSKNLDSKAVLQRTKEHCLMGIKGTVRRSTDGDFIHANVDIDLIISEEPEYGSIEKPVEIFHIIEHFCLGRRRLHLFGRDSTIRPGWLTVGPELTNTNFNADLYTSYFANGQITTGCTERIEALRPKSPPPKGKVAGRGRGGFNRGRGRGR from the exons ATGCTTCAAACGTTACGCGAACGTTCGCAGAAACGCAAAAAATTGCTCGCTCAGACG CTAGGCGTTTCGAGCGTGGACGAGCTGCGGCAAATTCTAGGAACGGACGTGGACGACACGGCGCAGCGGAAAAGAGTGAAATCGATACCGGAGAAGCCGGAAAATGCTGCGAAAGACTCGAAAAACGAGGCGGTTCCGACCGACGAGATCGTTTACAAAGACTCTTCGACGTTCTTGAAG GGAACTCAGTCGTCGAATCCGCATAACGATTACTGTCAACATTTCATCGACACGGGCCAACGACCGCAAAATTTCATCAGGGACGTGGGTTTGGCCGACAGGTTCGAGGAATATCCGAAACTAAGAGAACTGATCAAGCTGAAAGATGATCTTATAGCGGAAACCGCGACGCCACCCATGTACTTGAAGACGGATCTACTCGCGTATAATTTGAAAGAGCTAAATTGCAAATTCGACGTTATATTGATAGAGCCTCCGTTGGAGGAATATCAGCGGACCTGCGGTGCTACGAACGTTCAGCTATGGAATTGGGATCAG ATAATGGAATTAGATATCGGCGAAGTGGCAGCCAATCGAAGCTTCGTGTTTCTCTGGTGCGGTAGCAGCGACGGATTAGATATGGGACGTTTTTGCCTTCGCAAATGGGGCTTCAGACGATGCGAGGACATTTGTTGGATTCGAACGAACATCAATAACCCGGGACACAGCAAAAATCTGGACAGTAAAGCGGTTCTTCAGAGAACGAAAGAACACTGTCTGATGGGCATCAAAGGAACCGTCCGACGATCCACCGACGGCGATTTCATTCACGCGAACGTCGATATAGATCTGATCATATCGGAAGAGCCCGAGTACGGTTCCATAGAGAAGCCCGTCGAGATATTTCACATAATAGAGCATTTCTGTCTTGGCAGACGACG GTTGCACTTGTTCGGTCGCGACAGCACCATTCGACCTGGCTGGCTCACCGTTGGCCCCGAATTGACCAACACGAACTTTAACGCGGATCTTTACACGAGCTACTTTGCCAACGGTCAAATCACAACTGGATGTACCGAACGCATCGAGGCACTCAGGCCAAAATCTCCGCCACCGAAGGGAAAAGTTGCCGGTCGGGGTAGAGGCGGTTTTAATCGTGGACGAGGCAGAGGAAGGTAA
- the LOC114877623 gene encoding phosphatidylinositol 3,4,5-trisphosphate 3-phosphatase and dual-specificity protein phosphatase PTEN isoform X2 — MLWELMGICFSCRRPTGSRLNNKISEHISASVTPLHVCLEEQRGPELGSCNASACRPQAQRLFETQESEERCGEEEAESEIIGTEEEDLKFSQLSMANTISNMKMTNRIKGLVSKRRKRFTEDGFDLDLTYIRDNLIAMGFPAEKLEGVYRNHIDDVVKLLEFKHKDHYKIYNLCSERSYDFKKFKQRVATYAFDDHNPPMLDQIKPFCEDVDEWLSQHQKNVAVVHCKAGKGRTGVMVCCYLLHTKQFLTATDALNFYGTKRTHDRKGVTIPSQRRYVDYYATLVQERLNYQPVTLLLRRIQLDPAPIFHGGQGYLHCVISESKKRIFSSDIVEVRKGMHCVSIPLKHSVPLTGDIRVDFFNRPKMKRKEKLFHFWFNTFFVRDYLTSTSEYDNGELPVERSTRALSCDGTTMELPMVMSHMKPRAGSLASLGPMPPTLFLSIDKWGLDDAHKDKQNKAYSADFRVSLFMDRMGGSGVSATTNRTGEIGMGGTGIQIGGMGGQESPSESSEADSSECDTTGDTTGDEDGESGNTVYRVQKKELQEQNQSQSQQFKFIITGESTYL, encoded by the exons ATGCTCTGGGAATTAATGGGTATATGCTTTTCCTGCAGGAGACCTACAGGCAGCaggttaaataataaaatctcaGAGCATATCTCAGCATCGGTAACACCCCTCCATGTTTGTCTGGAGGAACAAAGAGGACCAGAACTGGGCTCTTGCAACGCCTCGGCTTGTAGGCCACAG GCGCAAAGGTTATTTGAAACGCAGGAATCAGAAGAAAGGTGTGGCGAAGAAGAAGCGGAGAGTGAAATCATTGGAACTGAGGAAGAAGATTTGAAATTTAGTCAGCTGAGTATGGCCAACACTATCAGTAATATGAAGATGACGAATCGTATCAAGGGGCTTGTAAGCAAACGTCGTAAGCGGTTTACAGAAGATGGTTTTGACCTTGATCTCACGT ATATAAGGGATAATTTAATAGCAATGGGTTTTCCAGCTGAGAAATTAGAAGGAGTATATAGAAATCACATAGACGATGTTGTTAAATTGTTGGAATTTAAACACAAAgatcattataaaatttacaatCT ATGTTCCGAAAGGTCGtatgattttaagaaatttaaacAAAGAGTAGCCACTTATGCGTTTGATGATCATAATCCACCGATGCTGGATCAGATCAAACCGTTCTGCGAGGATGTAGACGAATGGCTTTCTCAACATCAAAAGAACGTAGCGGTAGTTCATTGTAAAGCGGGTAAAGGTCGAACAGGTGTAATGGTTTGTTGTTACCTTCTTCATACTAAACAATTTCTCACTGCCACGGACGCTCTTAACTTCTATGGAACTAAAAGGACACACGATAG GAAGGGTGTAACAATACCTTCTCAGAGGAGGTACGTGGATTATTATGCTACTCTTGTCCAAGAGAGATTGAATTATCAACCAGTTACATTATTATTACGAAGAATACAATTAGATCCAGCGCCCATATTTCACGGAGGTCAAGGAT ACTTGCATTGCGTTATATCGGAATCGAAGAAGAGGATATTTAGTTCCGACATAGTGGAAGTACGAAAAGGAATGCATTGTGTTAGTATTCCGTTGAAACACAGCGTACCGTTGACGGGTGATATTCGAGTCGATTTCTTTAACAGACCAAAAATGAAGCGAAAG GAgaaattgtttcatttttggTTCAATACCTTTTTCGTGCGAGATTACTTAACGTCAACGTCAGAGTACGATAACGGAGAGTTACCAGTTGAACGTTCGACAAGGGCATTGAGTTGCGACGGTACAACTATGGAATTACCAATGGTTATGTCGCATATGAAACCCAGGGCTGGATCGTTAGCTAGTCTCGGACCTATGCCACCCACTCTTTTTTTAAGCATAGATAAATGGGGTTTAGATGACGCACACAAGGACAAACAAAATAAAGCGTACAGTGCAGATTTCAGG GTTAGCTTATTTATGGATCGAATGGGTGGTAGCGGTGTGTCAGCTACGACGAATAGAACAGGAGAAATAGGAATGGGAGGAACAGGTATACAGATAGGAGGAATGGGCGGACAAGAAAGCCCTAGCGAGTCCAGCGAAGCGGACAGTAGCGAATGTGACACGACCGGAGATACAACGGGAGATGAAGATGGGGAATCTG GAAACACCGTGTATAGAGTACAAAAGAAGGAACTGCAAGAACAGAATCAGTCGCAATCGcagcaatttaaatttattatcacAG GGGAGTCGACGTATTTGTGA
- the LOC114877623 gene encoding phosphatidylinositol 3,4,5-trisphosphate 3-phosphatase and dual-specificity protein phosphatase PTEN isoform X4 encodes MLWELMGICFSCRRPTGSRLNNKISEHISASVTPLHVCLEEQRGPELGSCNASACRPQAQRLFETQESEERCGEEEAESEIIGTEEEDLKFSQLSMANTISNMKMTNRIKGLVSKRRKRFTEDGFDLDLTYIRDNLIAMGFPAEKLEGVYRNHIDDVVKLLEFKHKDHYKIYNLCSERSYDFKKFKQRVATYAFDDHNPPMLDQIKPFCEDVDEWLSQHQKNVAVVHCKAGKGRTGVMVCCYLLHTKQFLTATDALNFYGTKRTHDRKGVTIPSQRRYVDYYATLVQERLNYQPVTLLLRRIQLDPAPIFHGGQGYLHCVISESKKRIFSSDIVEVRKGMHCVSIPLKHSVPLTGDIRVDFFNRPKMKRKEKLFHFWFNTFFVRDYLTSTSEYDNGELPVERSTRALSCDGTTMELPMVMSHMKPRAGSLASLGPMPPTLFLSIDKWGLDDAHKDKQNKAYSADFRVSLFMDRMGGSGVSATTNRTGEIGMGGTGIQIGGMGGQESPSESSEADSSECDTTGDTTGDEDGESVCSNEIR; translated from the exons ATGCTCTGGGAATTAATGGGTATATGCTTTTCCTGCAGGAGACCTACAGGCAGCaggttaaataataaaatctcaGAGCATATCTCAGCATCGGTAACACCCCTCCATGTTTGTCTGGAGGAACAAAGAGGACCAGAACTGGGCTCTTGCAACGCCTCGGCTTGTAGGCCACAG GCGCAAAGGTTATTTGAAACGCAGGAATCAGAAGAAAGGTGTGGCGAAGAAGAAGCGGAGAGTGAAATCATTGGAACTGAGGAAGAAGATTTGAAATTTAGTCAGCTGAGTATGGCCAACACTATCAGTAATATGAAGATGACGAATCGTATCAAGGGGCTTGTAAGCAAACGTCGTAAGCGGTTTACAGAAGATGGTTTTGACCTTGATCTCACGT ATATAAGGGATAATTTAATAGCAATGGGTTTTCCAGCTGAGAAATTAGAAGGAGTATATAGAAATCACATAGACGATGTTGTTAAATTGTTGGAATTTAAACACAAAgatcattataaaatttacaatCT ATGTTCCGAAAGGTCGtatgattttaagaaatttaaacAAAGAGTAGCCACTTATGCGTTTGATGATCATAATCCACCGATGCTGGATCAGATCAAACCGTTCTGCGAGGATGTAGACGAATGGCTTTCTCAACATCAAAAGAACGTAGCGGTAGTTCATTGTAAAGCGGGTAAAGGTCGAACAGGTGTAATGGTTTGTTGTTACCTTCTTCATACTAAACAATTTCTCACTGCCACGGACGCTCTTAACTTCTATGGAACTAAAAGGACACACGATAG GAAGGGTGTAACAATACCTTCTCAGAGGAGGTACGTGGATTATTATGCTACTCTTGTCCAAGAGAGATTGAATTATCAACCAGTTACATTATTATTACGAAGAATACAATTAGATCCAGCGCCCATATTTCACGGAGGTCAAGGAT ACTTGCATTGCGTTATATCGGAATCGAAGAAGAGGATATTTAGTTCCGACATAGTGGAAGTACGAAAAGGAATGCATTGTGTTAGTATTCCGTTGAAACACAGCGTACCGTTGACGGGTGATATTCGAGTCGATTTCTTTAACAGACCAAAAATGAAGCGAAAG GAgaaattgtttcatttttggTTCAATACCTTTTTCGTGCGAGATTACTTAACGTCAACGTCAGAGTACGATAACGGAGAGTTACCAGTTGAACGTTCGACAAGGGCATTGAGTTGCGACGGTACAACTATGGAATTACCAATGGTTATGTCGCATATGAAACCCAGGGCTGGATCGTTAGCTAGTCTCGGACCTATGCCACCCACTCTTTTTTTAAGCATAGATAAATGGGGTTTAGATGACGCACACAAGGACAAACAAAATAAAGCGTACAGTGCAGATTTCAGG GTTAGCTTATTTATGGATCGAATGGGTGGTAGCGGTGTGTCAGCTACGACGAATAGAACAGGAGAAATAGGAATGGGAGGAACAGGTATACAGATAGGAGGAATGGGCGGACAAGAAAGCCCTAGCGAGTCCAGCGAAGCGGACAGTAGCGAATGTGACACGACCGGAGATACAACGGGAGATGAAGATGGGGAATCTG TTTGTTCCAATGAAATACGCTAG